Proteins encoded within one genomic window of Numenius arquata chromosome 12, bNumArq3.hap1.1, whole genome shotgun sequence:
- the DBF4 gene encoding protein DBF4 homolog A: protein MKPSAAETGDIGARPPDGMQVKPEKIRSSLKNVKKDIGKPEKLKYKPLTGKVFYLDIPSNVISEKIGKDLKELGGRVESFLSKDISYLVSNKKEAKFAPTLGQISPVPSPESARNGGNSSPHPSNRKDRRDSSSFKIVDTVRMSRGKSLVEKAIKEQDLIPSGSILSNALSWGVKVLHIDDVKNYIEQKKKELYLTKRAGSSFKDVGKQVTALKSRSRLKNPFVKVEDRSRHYRPFYLQLPSFPVLNYCVPKPYSPFEVDKKHPSSQKQTQSKQRNKINSDKDCGTPVQLLQKEKKKRGYCECCGKKYEDLQTHLESEQHRNFAQSTQYQVVDDIISKFVYEFVEYKDDAKKIKRTKCSTGYFSPMIGKITRPGELKERLKKQRVSLKSYLWKDPAMRALRLDRQPAEVQPNCVPIPAPVAGSACSVLYCHLSQPSELRSKFRNNDENIKTDCFCAANLKETAVSSNFIQPPPQKGDKACAENSSQAYEPFSKEILEAEVNKKNIQCFQEGMHTYSHTQVTDFGEKDKNLSQPKRKLNNAVVLPAKSLKKTDANPTFVKKHRDLGDKHQQMQHSVILEAEVSDTAVNKELNELAASAAQSSPSGKLRRKVKLYLGKNKREAQKQNMELCVKSTDGLSVPEEKRSSCSSPAQALLELFQSSEINSEFGGFSGYTETKGSTSIKDIWEGPNTNIMWSLFSSSSSSPFVGF from the exons cagaTGGAATGCaagtaaaaccagaaaagatAAGATCTTCTCTGAAGAATGTAAAAAAAGATATAGGAAAACCAGAGAAACTTAAATATAAGCCACTTACTGGGAAGGTGTTTTACCTCGATATTCCATCAAATGTGATCTCTGAAAAAATAGGGAAGGACCTCAAAGAGCTGGGAGGG AGAGTGGAGAGCTTTCTTAGTAAAGATATCAGCTATCTGGTATCtaataaaaaggaagcaaaatttgCACCAACTCTTGGTCAGATTTCTCCTGTTCCGAGCCCAGAATCTGCACGTAATGGAGGAAATAGTTCACCTCATCCTAGCAACCGAAAAGATCGACGTGATTCAAGTTCATTTAAAATAGTAGATACA GTACGTATGAGCAGAGGAAAATCCTTAGTTGAAAAAGCAATCAAAGAGCAG GACTTAATCCCCTCTGGTAGTATACTATCCAATGCTTTGAGTTGGGGAGTGAAGGTACTTCATATTGATG ATGTTAAGAATTAcattgaacaaaagaaaaaggagctcTACCTAACCAAAAGAGCAGGCAGTTCTTTTAAAGATGTG GGAAAACAGGTTACTGCTCTGAAGTCAAGAA GTAGACTGAAAAATCCATTTGTCAAGGTGGAAGATAGAAGTCG CCACTACCGACCGTTTTATCTGCAGCTACCCAGTTTTCCAGTCCTGAACTACTGTGTTCCAAAACCATATAGTCCATTTGAGGTGGATAAGAAGCATCCTTCTAGTCAAAAGCAAACTCAGTCTAAGCAAAG aaacaaaataaatagtgACAAGGACTGCGGAACTCCTGTTCAgctcctgcagaaggaaaaaaaaaagagaggatatTGTGAATGTTGTGGGAAGAAATATGAAGATCTGCAAACA CATCTTGAAAGTGAACAGCACCGAAATTTTGCACAAAGCACACAGTATCAAGTTGTTGATGATATAATTTCAAAGTTTGTTTATGAGTTTGTTGAATACAAAgatgatgcaaaaaaaataaaaag GACAAAATGTAGTACAGGATATTTTTCTCCTATGATTGGAAAGATAACTAGACCAGGTGAGCTGAAAGAACGACTGAAAAAGCAACGCGTTTCACTGAAAAGTTATTTGTGGAAGGATCCGGCAATGCGGGCACTCAGGCTGGATCGGCAGCCTGCAGAAGTACAACCAAATTGTGTGCCAATACCTGCCCCTGTTGCTGGATCTGCCTGTTCAGTTCTTTATTGTCACCTGTCACAACCTTCAGAACTAAGAAGTAAGTTCAGAAAtaatgatgaaaatattaaaactgaTTGCTTCTGTGCTGCGAACTTAAAAGAGACTGCTGTATCGTCAAATTTCATACAACCACCCCCTCAGAAAGGTGACAAGGCATGCGCCGAGAACTCGTCTCAAGCTTATGAGCCATTCAGTAAAGAAATACTGGAAgcagaagtaaataaaaagaatatacagTGTTTTCAGGAAGGCATGCATACATATTCTCATACACAAGTTACAGATTTTggtgaaaaagacaaaaacctaTCACAGCCAAAACGAAAATTAAATAATGCAGTGGTTTTACCAGCGAAGagtttgaaaaaaacagatgCCAATCCTACGTTTGTCAAGAAACATCGTGATTTAGGTGATAAGCATCAGCAGATGCAGCACAGTGTCATTCTGGAGGCTGAGGTGTCTGATACTGCTGTAAACAAAGAACTTAATGAAttggctgccagcgctgcccagaGTTCACCATCGGGAAAGCTGCGGAGGAAAGTGAAGCTttacttgggaaaaaataaaagagaagccCAGAAACAGAATATGGAGTTATGCGTAAAGTCTACAGATGGACTGTCTGTGCCTGAAGAGAAGAGAAGTTCTTGTAGCTCACCAGCTCAGGCCCTACTGGAATTATTTCAGTCAAGTGAAATAAACTCAGAATTTGGAGGTTTTTCAGGTTATACTGAGACCAAAGGTTCAACGAGCATAAAAGATATATGGGAAGGGCCGAATACAAATATTATGTGgtcattattttcctcttcatcctcatccccatTTGTTGGATTTTAA